A genome region from Candidatus Hydrogenedens sp. includes the following:
- the trmB gene encoding tRNA (guanosine(46)-N7)-methyltransferase TrmB yields MRIHQHVNPLNKKYQVIPPIPSWSEVYAESFLPLHLDLGSASGKFLLQLAQKNKDWNYLGLEIRQPLVERANRWKDDVGLTNLYFFFGHAHIVLQPLLESLPIGVLHMVSINFPDPWFKRRHHKRRLVTPELVEMLASYLQPHGKVFIQTDVKELSMNICDVFINSPHFQIVDAQTQQNPFGIPTERELSVTRLGRYIYRTILERESENSKEINPHNN; encoded by the coding sequence TTGAGAATCCATCAGCATGTAAATCCGTTGAATAAGAAATATCAGGTTATTCCTCCGATACCTTCATGGTCTGAGGTATACGCGGAATCTTTTCTACCTCTCCATCTTGATTTGGGTTCTGCAAGTGGCAAATTTTTACTTCAATTGGCACAAAAAAATAAAGACTGGAATTACTTAGGTCTGGAAATACGACAACCATTAGTAGAGCGAGCCAACCGCTGGAAAGATGATGTAGGGCTTACCAATCTTTACTTCTTTTTCGGTCATGCACATATTGTTTTGCAACCTCTTCTTGAAAGTTTACCTATTGGTGTTTTGCACATGGTTAGCATTAACTTTCCCGACCCATGGTTCAAAAGACGCCATCATAAGCGGAGATTGGTTACCCCAGAATTAGTAGAAATGTTAGCATCCTATTTACAGCCTCACGGGAAGGTTTTTATCCAAACTGATGTTAAAGAATTAAGTATGAATATATGTGATGTTTTCATTAATAGCCCTCATTTCCAAATTGTAGATGCACAGACACAACAAAATCCGTTCGGCATCCCGACAGAACGAGAATTATCTGTGACACGATTAGGTCGTTATATATATAGAACTATTTTAGAACGAGAATCTGAAAATTCAAAAGAAATCAACCCTCATAATAATTAG